The region TCTACTACTACACAATGCTCTCCGAGGACGACCCGATGGGCGTCTACGCCCACGAGTTCGGGCACGACATCGGCCTCCCGGACCTCTACGACACCGATTACTCTTCCGACGGCGGCGTAGGCAAATGGGACCTGATGGCGAGTGGGAACTGGAACAACGGCGGCGCCACACCCGCGATGCTCTCGGCCTGGTGCAAAATCCAGCTCGGCTGGGTCAGCCCGACGGTGGTTAACTCGGACAGCCAGGGCCTGGAGGCAAAGAGGGCCGAGGACAACGCCGTGGTTTACAAGGTCTGGGTGAACTTCTCGAACAAGGAATATTTTCTTATCGAGAACAGGCAGCAGACGGGCTTCGACGCCAGCCTCCCGGGAAACGGTCTCTTGATATGGCACGTCAACGACAGCGCGCCGAACAACAATCGGGACGCCTACCGGCTCGTGGACCTCGAGGAGGCCGACGACAATAACAAGGCCTCCGACCCCACGGACCCATGGAAGAGCAATGCAACGGGCTTCACGCCGACCTCATCGCCAAACACGAATGATTATTCCGGAAAAAACACAGGAATCAGAATCTACAACATCAGCGCCTCCGGGAACACCATGACCTTCGATGTGGACCTCGGCAACAGCCCTCCAAGCGCCCCCACCCCGGTCTCGCCCTCCGATGGTGCGTGGACCAACAAGACGAAGCCCGCCCTGAACTGGACCTTCTCCGATTCGGACCCTGGCGACAGCCAGACCGCCTACCGCGTGCAGGTCGACGACGACTCTGGCTTCGGCTCTCCCCTATGGGATTCAGGGGATGTGGTGTCGAGCGCCAATGGCACAGCCGTGGGAACCGACCTCGGCGAGGGGAAATGGTACTGGCGCGTCAGAACGCGAGATAGCGGAGGCCTGTGGAGCAGCTACAGCCCTGCCCGGAGCCTCAATGTGGACCTGACCGCCCCAGCCGCCCCCTCCGGCGTCACGGTCTCCCCGTCGGGCTGGAGTGCGGTCAATTCCTTCACGATAGACTGGGTGTATCCGTCGGAGAGCGGGACATCGGGTATCGAACCCGGAATCTACTACAGGCTGGATTCCGCCCCTGCAAGCCCCACGGACGGGACCTGGAGCCCGTCGAAGCCGTTGGGGGGAATAACCGTCACCGGGTCCGGAGCACACACGATTTATCTGTGGCTCAGGGACAAAGCTGGGAATGTGAATCACGAGAACCGCACCAGCGCGATCCTTTATCTCGACCAGCTCCCGCCCTCCAGCCCCAGCTCCCTGACGAGCCCGACCCACGCCACATCGAGCTGGTCCAATCGCACTCTCATCACCATACGCTGGTCGGGCGCGTCGGACCAGCACAGCGGCGTCAGCGGATTCTCGTACCTATGGGACGGGAGTCCCGCGACCTTTCCGGACGCCACGGCCGATTGCGACGGAAGTGCCTGCGAGCTAAACAGCACAATTCCAGCTGATGGCGCCTGGTACTTCCATATCCGGGCCGTGGATGGCGCCGGTAATTGGGCAACTGAGGCCGCGCATCTTGGGCCCTTCTTGATAGACACCATACCCCCCTCAAGTCCCCGGGGCGCCTCGAGCCCCTCTCACACACCATCGGTCTGGTCCAATCTCACCACCGCAACAGTGCAGTGGTGGGGGGCCTCCGACTCGGGGAGCGGCCTCGCGGGCTACTCTCTGGTCTGGGACAACCTGCCCGACGCCCTTCCAGATGCTGTGATGGAGCTCGACGCCTCTGCTACCTCGACTACGAGCCCGCCATTGGCCGACAGCGATTCCATATATTTCCACATACGCGCGGTCGACAGGGCCGGCAACTGGAACGAAACGGCGCTCCACTTTGGCCCGCTCTACATAGACACCGTCCCTCCCGCAAACCCGGGCTCTTTTGAAGTCCTCTCGGGCCATTCGATAGGCGGATGGTCCCGGATGGCCACTGTCAGGGTGGCCTGGAGCGGCTTCTCTGACAGCGCCAGTGGCGCGGACGGCTTCTCGATTCTCTGGGACACCGCAGCCCTCTCCTCCCCCGATTTCACAAAGGAGCTCGAGGAGGACGGGAACTGGAGCGAAATCACCTTAATCAGTGGCAGATACTACCTCCATATCAGGGCGGTGGACCGGGCGGGCAACTGGAACCAGAGCGCATTTCACATCGGACCATTCCTCATCGACCTTCTACCTCCCGGGACCGTAGCCGCGCGTGACGATGGAGATTTCACGGGCTCACCTAGTGTGGTGTTCTCGTGGGAAGAAGCTTCCGACGAGCTGTCCGGTGTCGCCGGATACATAGTGTCAATCGGCACCTCCCCAGGAGCCGAGGACGTCCTGAGCGGGATGAGGACGTCGGAGCTGAGCTACTCTCTCGAGGGAGCCCTGGATGGGGTAACTTATTATCTGAGGGTAAAAGCCGTGGATCTGGCGGGCAATGAGGGCGCGTGGGGCGCCGAAAGCGATGGGATAACTGTGGACCTCTCGGCCCCCGGAAACCTCTCCGTGTCAATAAACGGTGGCTCCGTCCTGACTGCCGACCCCCGGCTCTTGCTCCAGCTCGCCGCCACGGACGCGGTCTCCGGGCCCTGGGAGATGCGGTTTAGTATGGATGCTAGGAACTGGACCAATTGGATTCCCTTCGCCACGGAGCACGAGATGACACTCACGCCGGGTGATGGGGAGAGGAGCATATTCTTCCAAGTGAGGGACAGGGTTGGCAACGAGGCCTCTCCCGTCAGCGCTACGATCATACTGGACACCACTGGTCCTGTTGTGACGCACTTTGAGGTTTCGGGGGGAATTACCATCGTCAACTCCACCGATTTGCTCCTCATCGTGGAGGCGGAGGATGCCATCTCGGGCGTAGCGTTTGTGAGACTCAGCAACGACGGAAGCCTCTGGAGCGACTGGATGGACTACGCGGCCCATGGGCTTCCCTGGAGCCTCGAGGGAGGGGATGGTAAGAAGAGCGTTTTTGTCCAGGTGCGCGATGGCGCCGGCAACGATGGCGCTCCATCGGTGCTCGAGGTGACCCTGGACACAACGCCCCCTAGAAAGCCCTCCATCAGCTCGAGCACACACCCGAGAAGAGAGACATGGTACAATGTATCCACGCTGGAGCTCAGATGGAGCGCTGTCCAGGACCCCTCCGGTGTGGAGGTCTATGGCTACGAGCTTGCGAGGGAGGGGAGCATCGAGAAAAAGGGAGAGCTAAACGCGACGTCCATCGGGTTCGAGCTTGGGCGGGGTGGTGTGTGGATGTTCAGGTTGCGGGCTAAAGACGGCGCGGGCAACTGGGGCGAGTGGGCCGAACTAGAGGTGCTGGTGGACACGGAGGGCCCGGCCCCACCGCATCTCGAGCTACCAGAAAACGGCGCGAGACTACCCCTCGAGCCCGTCGTGTTGAGGTGGGGGAACTCCACGGACCCCCAGAGCGGGCTCAGGGCCTACTATCTTGAGGTTGACGAAACGCCCTCGTTCGACTCACCCCTGTTTGCGGGTGTAGTGGAGGGCTGTAGCCACACGCTAGAACTGTCGGAGGGCACCTATCACTGGCGGGTCAGGGCGTTGGACATAGCAGGGAACCGGGGCGCGTGGAGCGAGGAGTGGAGCTTCGTGGTCTCCAGACCGGGTGGGATTGGCACGGGCCACCCGTCGCCGTTCAGCCTTTCCGGCCAGCTGCTCTGGCTCCTCATCGCCGTCATGCTCGCAATCGCCGTCGCCGCAGCGGCCGGACTATTGAGAAGGAAAAAGGGGGAGCCCCCGGGAGGGAGTTCGCGCTATGAGGGAGCGCCGCGAGTGAGCTGGGAAGAAGGGGACTGAACCTCACCTGAATCTCTGCCCCGTCAGCCTCTCGAAAATATCGATATAGACGCGGCTGACCTCCTCGCGCACATCGTCTGGGAGGGGGGGAATCTCGGGCTCGCTCTCCCCCACGGCCCTCGCCCTCTCCAATCTCTCGTGATACCCAATTCTCCGGTAGTACTGACGCACATACTCCTTGCTCAGCTCGACGAGCCTACCTTCGTCGTAGGCCTTCGCATCCCAGAAGCGGTCCTCATCGGCGGTGCCGAAGGTGTCCACCAGCATTAGATCCCTGTTCGCGTCAAATGCGAACTCCTTTTTCCCGTCGACGTGAATCAGGCCCCGGGGCCTAAGCTCACTCGCCATCTTCTCGTCTATCTTCAGCACAGTTTCCCGGATTCCGTTAAGCTCGTCCATTGTCAGGCCCGAGATTTTGAGCGCTTCCTCAGGACCCACGCTTCTATCGGTGGCCTCGAGCTTGGTCGTGACCTCAAAGAACGGCTCGGGGAGCTTCTCGCCGGCCGCGGGTGTGTGGCCCTTGGGAAACCCGAGCTCCTCGGAGGAGAGCTGCCCAGTCCTGAGTCTGTCCAGAAGGGAGCCGGCGACATAGTGCCTGCAGATGAACTCGAGCGGTATCAGGTAACTCCTGCCACAGATGCCCACCCTCGAGGGGTCATGAATCACCTCGACCCTCTTGACCCTCATCTCAGTGGGGGACGGCGTGTCCACAAAGTGCGTCAGGATGCCCATCCTCTCCACAATCTCGAACCAGTGTGCGCTCGTCCTGCAGAGTGTCTCTCCCTTATGCGGTATCTCCGTCGGGACGAGCTTGTCGAAAACGGAGATGCGGTCCGTGAATTTGAAGCGGAGGAGCTCGGCCGACTCCTCGTAGACGTCCTTCACCTTCCCCCTCCGCACGAGATTCATGGTCACCTCCTTGCACCCGGCCTGAGGAGATGGGGTGCCAGCCGGGCCTCAAGCCTTTTCGTCTACCCTCTCCGGGCTTTACCGTATCTTCATCTCCCTGAGCTTCCTCTGCACCATTCTCTCATGTCTCGAGGATAGCTCCCACGCGAGTTCCTCGAGCTTTTCCCTGTTCATCACCAACTTCTGCCGGCTTGTCGTGTTTATAAGTCTGTGAAACTTTATTCTCTTATAAATATTATCCACAAAGTAGTAGCCGGCGATGATCAGTAGCAACAGCCCTACGCCGCCTACGCAAACATCCACCCTGCTGCTGCCGCGCAGGAACAGTCTCCAGTCCTCCGGGAGAGTCTCCTGAAACCAAAAGGAGAGGGCGCCAACGACCACCATGAAGAGACCGAGGACGAATCCTGTACCGCTCAGGCCTAGGGTCATGTCCCGAATAACTATCCTAAGCCTGCTCCAGCGCTTCTGCCATTCCTGGCTTACCATTCACACCCCTTGGGTTGCTCTCGCAATGCAGTCGCTGGTAAAAACCCTTTCGATTCGGCCCCTCCTTACAGGTCCCTCCAAGTTAGAATGGGCTGCCTCGCCGCCTGTACATCATCCACTCTCCGCACCGCGCAGCTATGCGGTGCCGTTTTAACGAGCTCCGGGTTCTCATCCAGAATTCTTATCATGGCGTCGGCGAGGGCGTCGAGCGACTGTTTGCTCTCGCTCTCCGTGGGCTCTATCATCAGGGCCTCGCTCACTATCTGGGGGAAGTATATCGTCGGCGCATGGAAGCCGTAGTCCAGAAGGCGCTTGGCGAGGTCCAGGGTCCTCAGCCCCTTTTTCTTCAGCCCCTCTCCGCTGAGCACGAACTCGTGCTTGCGCAGCCGTCGGTGGGGGAGGTGAAAGTGCCTCTCGAGCCTCGCTCTAAGGTAATTGGAGTTCAGCACTGCCATTTCTGAGGCCTTTCTGAGACCTGAGGCGCCCATCAGCCGGATGTATATGTAGGCTCTGACGAGCACGCCGAAGTTGCCGTAGAGGCCCTTGACCTTTCCTATGGACTTTGGCCTGTCGTAATCGAAATAGTATTTTTCCCCATCGAACTCAACAGTCGGCACGGGCAGGAAGGGCTCGAGGGGTTTCTTAACGCCGACTGGTCCCGCGCCGGGGCCCCCGCCGCCGTGGGGGGTTGCGAATGTCTTGTGCAGGTTGAAGTGCACGATGTCGTAGTTCATGTCGCCGGGCCTCGCGCGGCCCATGATGGCGTTCAGGTTGGCCCCGTCGTAGTACAAGAGCGCCCCGGCGTCGTGGACGATTTTTGCAATCTCCAGCACCCTGTCCTCGAATATGCCAAGTGTGTTGGGGTTGGTCAGCATGAAGGCGGCAGTCCTGTCGGAGACCGCGGCCCTCAAGGCATCCAAATCCACACAACCGTCCTTTGATGGAATCTCGACCACCTCGAACCCAGCCATCGCCGCGCTCGCGGGGTTGGTGCCGTGCGCAGTGTCGGGAAGTACCACCTGTTTCCTCCTCTCAAGCTCGCCGTTCTCTTCGTGATAGGCCCTCGCTATCATCATTCCGGTATACTCCCCGGCTGCCCCTGCGGCAGGTTGGAGGGTAATGGCATCCATGCCCGAGAGCTCGCAGAGGTACCGGCCGAGCTCGTACATGAGCCTAAGGGCCCCCTGAACGGTTGCCTCGTCCTGATAGGGGTGGAGGTCCGCGACCTCCGGCCAGCCCGCTATCTCCTCGCAGATTTTTGGGTTGTACTTCATCGTGCAGGAGCCGAGGGGGTATGGGCCTGTGTCGACGCCGTAGTTCATCTGTGAGAGGCGGAGGAAATGCCTTACGACCTCGACCTCCGTCAGCTGCGGGAGCGCCAGCTCCCTCCTCTCTAGCGAAGGCGGCACCACTCCGGGCGGGAGGGGCTCCAGCTCGCTGCCGGGGTCGAGCTCCCTGAGCAGCGGCTCTTCGTATCTGGCCTGCCTATATCCCCCGCTCACTCTCTCACCCCCCGGAGTACGGAGGCGAGTCTCTCGAAGTCTTCCCTCGTGTGGGCTTCGCTGACGGTGACTAGAAGAGAGAAGCCGAGCTCGGGGTAGCGAGGCCTGAGCCTAACGCCCGCGAGAATTCCATGCCTCGCGGCGTGGGCGCAGACGCTTTTCATCGAGACGGAGGAGCGGATGACGAACTCGTTGAAGTGGCTCCCCTCAAACAGAGGCGATTCAATCCCTTCGTTTCTCCCGAGTGCCCGCGCTAGCTCGCGGGCCTTCGTGGCTAGGCTGATTCCGAGTTGCCTGAGCCCCCTCCTGCCGAGCACGGAGAGGTAGGCGGCTGCAGCGATTGCGCAAAGGGCCTCATTTGAGCATATGTTCGAGGTTGCCTTCGCCCTGCGGATGTGCTGCTCTCGGGTCTGGAGGGTCATGCAGAATGCCCTCCTCCCCTCGGCGTCCCGGGTCATCCCTATTAGGCGCCCCGGCATGTCGCGCACGAACCTCTTTCTTGTCGCCAGAATTCCAAAGCTCGGGCCTCCGAAGCTGAGAGGGTTGCCTAGGGGCTGGCCCTCGCCCACGACGATGTCCGCGCCGTAGTCGCCGGGCGCCCTAGCAATCCCAAGTGACAGGGGGTTGACGTCCGCGATGAGCAGTGCGTCGCCGATGATGCCCCTCAGCTCGGGCGCCTCCTCCTCCCAGACGCCGAACACGTTCGGGTTTGAGACAACGACTGCCGCTGTGTCGGCACCGAGCATCCCCTTCAGAGAGCTCCAGTCGGTCTTCCCGGTCCTGAGGTCGAAGGGCAGCTCCCTGACCCTGAGGCCCGGACCCCGCGCGTAGGTCCTGAGGACCTCCGCCTTCTCCCAGTGAAGGCTCCTAGGTATGATTATCTCCTTTTTTTTCGTTATGCGGGCGGCCATGAGGGCGGCCTCGCCAAGGGCTGTTGGGCCGTCGTACATCGAGGTGTTGGTCACCTCCATGCCCGTGAGCTCACATACCATGCTCTGGAACTCGAATAGGGCCTGCAGCATCCCCTGACTCGCCTCCGCCTGATAAGGGGTGTAGGCGGTATAGAGCTCAGAGCGTGAGGTCACGGCCTTGACCGCAGCGGGGATGTAGGTCCTGTAGTAGCCCGCGCCGAGGAATGATAGGATATCGCGAGAAGTCTTGTTTGCACAAAGAAGTCTGCGCATGTGCTCCACAAGCTCGCACTCGGCCATCCCATCCGGGAGCGCACAGCCCTGAATTCGGAGCTCGGGGGGGATGTCGGCAAAGAGTTCCTCCACGCTGCTCACGCCGGCCCCCTTCAGCAATGCATCAAGGTCCCTGAGACCGGGCAGGAGCTTCTCGTATGTATGGTGGCAGGTCCGTTCCGTGTCCCTCTCGCTCCCTCCAGGAACCCTCTCCCGCTCTTCCACAATTCGACCCCCTTGTGTTCAGGCGCGGCGAATGCTGGGGCGGGATATATCTTTTACGTCGTCCGACGGGTTGGGAGCTTCAATTTTATTAGGACACACACAAATTGATAAACAATGTTGCCTTCTGAGACCGGGGAGCTCTCAGAGCTCATGCCCGGTCCACGGAGAGCGGGCTCGCGCTGGAGCCGCCTGTTCACGAACCCTGGGCTCCCGCTGGTCGGTATAATCGTTTTCCTGATTGTGTCGGTGCCATACCTTCACTACATCCTCACCCGTCCGCAGGAGAGAGAGGTGACGGGGGTCCCGCCCCCGGAGCCCTGGCGGCTGTGCATGGACGTGAAAAAGGACACCATTATCGCCGACCGCGAGCTCACGATTCAGGGCGACATCATCGTGAGGGAGGGCGCATCGCTGACCCTCTTCCGGTGCAACGTGACTATGAACGGGACGTTCTATGTCTATGGGAAGCTGCGCCTAGACTGCAGCTCCTTCAAGGACTTCCCGCGCAAACACGGTTTCGGGTGCGACTTTGGCGGGCGAGAGCTTGTGCTCCTGACCAACCTCACGAATAGCAAGCGGGCGCGTCTGAATTTCATAGCTGAATACGAGACGGCTTCTGGCTCCTCTACCCGGCTGGACGTGGTGAGCGGTGGCCACAGGACAGAGGACATCTGGCACACCTCGGACGGCCCCGGCAACGTGACCGAGAACTGTAGCGTGGACCTCACCCCGTTCTGCGGTGGGGTGACCGAGCTCCGATTCGTCACCAGTTCCGTCAGGAACTACTATCGTTTTCACCTGATCGAGCCTGAAGTCGTCGCCGACCAATTCCGCACTGTGTCGAGCGACCTGATATACAAAAAGCAGGGAAATGACTATCAGGGGTGGCATGCCGAGTGGCTCGAGTCCCCATTCATGGTCAAATGCGAGGGCGGCGAGGTCGTTTTAAAGAATTGCCATTTTCAGTTCCTGAACTTCCGTGGCTGGATGGTCGACGCAAGGGGCGCGAGAGTCTGCATCGCCAACAGCTCCTTCGACCAGATAAAAGCGGAAGGGGGCGGGTGGCACACTCCTTTCATTCACGCGCAGTCCTGTCATGTCGAGATGAGCGGGTGCAAGATGAACAACGGCACTGGCCTCAGCGCCGACAACTCTGTTATCAAAGTCGTCTATTCCGGTTTCCACGGGCAGTACGAGGCCATCATAGTCACACATACACACCAATCTCTTAGTGGAGCGCTGCCGGGTCGAGGGGTGCGATTTTGGAATAGTTGGAGCGGTTGATATGGCTTGTGGGAACGGAACGGCCTCCATCCTCAACACCTCCATCCTCAGCAGAGAAACCTGCATCATGCTGCGGAACCTGACGGTCTCAGTGGTGGGCTGCGGGCTCACGGGTCGTGTTCCATTGATGATATATCCGCCCGCGTGGCTGTCCCGTGAGAACTGCACGATGGAGGCGTTCGCTCAAGTTCGTGGGAACACCTTCTGGGTCTCCGCCCACTACAGCGGCACAGGTCAGGCTGGAGCGGTGTCGCTGTTCAGCGCGATTCCGATAGAAGGCATCGAGAGAATGGTCCAGAATAACAGCTAGACCGCCGAGGTGCCTGTGGCGCGCTACATGTGCCTAAAGTAGCCCGGCTTCAGGGATGATCCCACAACCCATCTCTATTGCAACAGCACCGGCACGGAGGCGCTATTCGACCATTTCATGAAAAAATTCGGCGAGGGGAGGTTCGACGATGGGTGGGTGGAGGTCTTTGGGAGAGGGCACAACGACCCGTTCCACGACTGGTACCTCGGGCCACCACTGGACTTTTCCCACCGCTTGAGGGCCGAGCTTATCCAGTCAATGAGGAGCTCATACGTCTGGTGCAGGATGGACGAGGGCGCGCTTGAGTTCTGGCTCGAGACGGTCAACTCGATATCTTGGGGAACCATTGACGCACGGACCTTGCTTTGTCCCCATGATGTACTCCAGCTGGCCGTCCCCGAGCAGCGCATCTGCGACCTGTCATTCGGGGAACCCAAGGTCAACCTAGACCCTGTGGACACTCTCCTCAACATCACCTTCCCCTACAGTTACAGGGGCGCGCAGTGCCTTGACTACTGCTGGAGCTGCGCTTTGGGCGACATAGAGCTTGAAGACCCCGCTCTCTGGTTCTGGGAGGGGGGCAGCCCAACCCTCAGCCTCAGCGCCGCCAGCCTCCCCTCAGGAGAACTAGTGCTGAGGGCCTCTCCGGTCGGCGTGGAGGATTTAGACCCGTCGAACAACGAGGTCCGCATCGCGATTCACTCCGTCAATGAATCGATGATAGTGTCGGATGAGACAAACCTCTCCGGTCTCTGGCTCCTTCAACCCGGTGTCAACGCGAGCTTCCAGAACGGTTCCTTTGGTCCCGAGGCCAGAAGTGTGTGGATTATGGGGATGGGGACTAACTCCATTGAGCTAAGCGGCTGCCGGCTCAACGTGTCCAGCCTTTGGCTCGAAGCGTCCGAGGGCGTGCTCCGGGACATGGAGCTGCTCCTGCCCTCTTACGGCATCTACGACGGCGTCGGGCGCTATCGCGCCCAGGTGTACTTGGGTGGAGGGGGCTGGGCGCTCGAGAAGGTGACGGCGGGCTGCGGGGGAGCGGAGTTCGCTCCACTGCGCGAGCTACTCCTCTCGGACCCGGGGTCCTTCTTTGAAGATTCCTCGAAGCTGCGGGGCTGCCTGCGGGAGCTATGTATGGACGCGGAGGTGGTGAATTTGTCCATCCTCAATTCCCGGGTCCTCGCGAGGGGCTACATCGAGCTCTCCGCAGGATGTTCGCTCACGCTCTCGGGAGTGTCCGTGGTTGGCCCCTACGAGCTCGAGCTCCGTGCACCCGACGTCACCCTCTCGCACTCCGATTTCAACCTCCTCTGGAGCATACGCGTCTTAGGCAACCTCAGAGCGGAAGGTAACACATTCAGGACCATCGTCAATAGCGTCTCCGCTGAGCGGTGCGGTCCCGGCAGCAGTCTCTGCAACAACACCTTCACGAGCGACCTACCTCCAGATACCCCCATTTCGTGGCGCTATGGGTCCCTTGGGACCCTCGGTCTATACCTCGAGGCGAGGGCGCCTCCGGTTCTCTCCGGCAACATCTTCTCAAATCTCGGCGCCGGTATTCTTTTCAGCAACGCCAGCCACCTGGCATCTCTGGACGCCTACAACTCCTTCACAGACATCCGCTCCGCCACCGCGTGCCACATAAGGACCGTAACCCTCGAGCTCGACTACTACTCTCTCTGCCTGATACTCAACAGGGCCGTGAGCGTGCTCAAGATTTGCTGGAGCGACTGCATCTCCGCCCATGAGAGGAGCTACGACCTTCGCTGGCGGGAGGGCCCCTCCGTCAGCATGAGAATCGAGCTCGTGGACCTGGCAACCGGCAGTGAAGCAACCCCGCGAAAGCTGGAGGCGATGTGCATCTGCCTGGCCGCCCTCTCGCCCTCTGGCAAGACGGACACTCTTGAATTCTCCATACCGGTGAGGGCAGAGGACGCCTGGTCCGAGAGAATCGGATGATGGGGCTGAAGGGGCCGCTTCTATATAAACTCGTCATCTATCTTCATCGCGCATAGGTCCCCGCACATCGAGCATGTGTGCCTGCTCTTCCTTGGCATTCGCCTGCGCCGCAGCTCCATCGCCCGCTCCGGGTCTATCGCGAGCCTGAATTGTTGCTCCCAGTCGAGTGCCTTACGCGCTCTCGCCATCGCCAGGTCCATCTCCCAACCAATTCCGCGCGCGAGGTCAGCAGCGTGCGCCGCTATTCTAGCGGCGACGGTCCCCTGCCTCACGTCCTCCACAGTGGGAAGGGAGAGGTGCTCCGCCGGCGTCACATAGCAGATGAAGTCCGCGCCGTACCAAGCGGCCAGCGCGCCGCCTATGGCGCTCGTGATGTGGTCGTAGCCCGGCGCAATGTCGGTCACGAGCGGGCCGAGGACATAGAATGGGGCGCCCCTGCAGACCGTCTTCTGAACGCGCACGTTAGCCTCTATCTGATTCATGGGCACGTGGCCTGGGCCTTCGACCATCGCCTGCACCCCCGCCCTCCTGCAGCGCTCGACCAGCTCCCCGAGGATTATGAGCTCCTGGAGCTGGGGCCTGTCCGTGGCGTCGGCGACGCACCCCGGCCTCAGACCGTCCCCGAGGCTGAGGGTCACGTCGTGCTCCGCCGCCAGTTCCAGCAGGCGGTCAAAATCCGAGTAGAGCGGGTTCTCTTTATCGTTGTGAATTATCCATGCGGAGAGGAAAGCGCCGCCCCTGCTCACGATGTCCGCGATGCGGCCCGAGCGCCTGAGGCGCGAGACGCTCTCCCGGGTGATGCCGCAGTGGACCGTCATGAAGTCAACCCCCTGCCTAGCCTGCTCCTCGACGGTCCTGAAAATGTCGTCCTCGGTCATGTCCACAATGGAGGAGCCCCTCTTCCTCAATGTCTCCAGAGCCGTCTCGTAAATCGGCACGGTCCCCACCGGGACCTTGACCACCTTGAGAATCGCCCTTCTTATGGCCCTCGTGTCGCCGCCGGTGCTGAGGTCCATCAGGGCGTCGGTCCCGAGGTGGACTGCCAGTCGGGCTTTCTTCAGCTCCTCCCTGAGGCTGCAGCAGTCCCGGCTGGTTCCGATGTTGACATTGACCTTGACCCTGAGGCCCTCGCCTATTCCGCATGGAGCTGGGTCGTGGGCGGGATT is a window of Thermoplasmata archaeon DNA encoding:
- the thiC gene encoding phosphomethylpyrimidine synthase ThiC; this translates as MPLMKDAGRGTPELVRRAARREGVDPERLRRLVASGRAVIPFNPAHDPAPCGIGEGLRVKVNVNIGTSRDCCSLREELKKARLAVHLGTDALMDLSTGGDTRAIRRAILKVVKVPVGTVPIYETALETLRKRGSSIVDMTEDDIFRTVEEQARQGVDFMTVHCGITRESVSRLRRSGRIADIVSRGGAFLSAWIIHNDKENPLYSDFDRLLELAAEHDVTLSLGDGLRPGCVADATDRPQLQELIILGELVERCRRAGVQAMVEGPGHVPMNQIEANVRVQKTVCRGAPFYVLGPLVTDIAPGYDHITSAIGGALAAWYGADFICYVTPAEHLSLPTVEDVRQGTVAARIAAHAADLARGIGWEMDLAMARARKALDWEQQFRLAIDPERAMELRRRRMPRKSRHTCSMCGDLCAMKIDDEFI
- the gcvPA gene encoding aminomethyl-transferring glycine dehydrogenase subunit GcvPA; translated protein: MEERERVPGGSERDTERTCHHTYEKLLPGLRDLDALLKGAGVSSVEELFADIPPELRIQGCALPDGMAECELVEHMRRLLCANKTSRDILSFLGAGYYRTYIPAAVKAVTSRSELYTAYTPYQAEASQGMLQALFEFQSMVCELTGMEVTNTSMYDGPTALGEAALMAARITKKKEIIIPRSLHWEKAEVLRTYARGPGLRVRELPFDLRTGKTDWSSLKGMLGADTAAVVVSNPNVFGVWEEEAPELRGIIGDALLIADVNPLSLGIARAPGDYGADIVVGEGQPLGNPLSFGGPSFGILATRKRFVRDMPGRLIGMTRDAEGRRAFCMTLQTREQHIRRAKATSNICSNEALCAIAAAAYLSVLGRRGLRQLGISLATKARELARALGRNEGIESPLFEGSHFNEFVIRSSVSMKSVCAHAARHGILAGVRLRPRYPELGFSLLVTVSEAHTREDFERLASVLRGVRE